From Sphaeramia orbicularis chromosome 21, fSphaOr1.1, whole genome shotgun sequence:
GTGGTACTCCAGGGCCTGGTCATACTTTCTACATAAAACCAGAAACCAGAACATTACAAGTGAAAACGTAAGCAGAGCTGACTAATACCCCTGCCTGAGTGCaaaacactttgcccctcctgctcactgataccctgcctacccagggattaacgTTGAGTCTTAACATGAAATCTCTTAAAAGCTTTaacaaaatttataaaaaataaataaattgagagaaaggcacatgtaaaaaacgtgtgtgaaatttgaaaagactTGGGTGAACAGGGTCAGAGAAATTGCATGGACAAATTTTATAAATTCAAATCTTCAAAtatttgcaaaaagaaaaaaaataataaattcagcCATCAAGCTGTCCACTGCACCTCTCCAAGTGGTAGAGAACATGTGTGTGAGATGTGAAAAGAGTCAGGTGAATACTGCCCAAGAAATTAGATGGAAAAAAATCTCGGAGggatggaattcctggtatatctatatacCATAGATAAAAGTTAGTTGATATCTGTAATTCAATTTAATGACATTAGTGATGTGATTACAAACATGAACCATCAGATGACAGCAATTACCCCTGGAcatcacaaaatgaaaaaagtgatACTTAGGAGTACCAGAGGACTCAAGGGGCCTCGAGTAGTTTGCAagttgtttaatggaaaaacactGACCAGTTTAAAAGCTATTGtctggaaaatgtgtttatttaagcATCCCCTTGTGGTTCAAGTGTTAGTAAATCGCAAGAAGAGCCACTACCCCACTAAAAGCTAAACTGTAGCAAGTTTGATGAAAAAAATTGTCTGGTTCTTGAGTTATGTTCTGGAAACAAAATGATGACTGACAGACAGATATCACCACCTTCCTACAATAATTACCCAAGTCATTTTTTCACAAAAAGgacttttttgcttaaatcatcaAACATTACATTTCTGGTTATgccttttgtgtttcctgaaaaatctgaaaaactcaGTTATTTTAGTAAGGTTGATTATGTTGATTGCTctactacacccccccccccccccccaagtataTGCTTGGAGATAAAAATGGCTTGGACTGGAACCTTAAAAGACCAAAACATAGGTATGACGCCACAATAAATGAGGTGATTCATTTTGTATGCATGATGCCCCatataaaacaaaaattataCAAACCTTAcacaaacccctaaccctaacctttcaAAATAGCCACTCTTGCGCCTATTGAGTAGCCAGAATGTAATTAATTCAAGGGTTTTGCATAAATTCACATTTAACACCGACTTTTGTATAGCAACAACAGACTAAAGTGCTTACATCTCTGAAAATAGTTAGCAGCAGGCAGTTAAAGACAGAAGATaaggaaaataaacaaatgagAGGTAAATAAACTCCATGTAATCTTCATTAATCAGCCACCCAAAATAGAACCATGAGCTAAAATTTGCATCTTGCGAAGAAAGCAACATTAAATCAGTATCATTAAAAAGGCACTGTATAATGGCAATAGTCTCTTACGAGATTTAATTATCAAAGTAATAAACTACATATTCAAATCAGTGCTATACAGTACTTACTTCAGTTTTCGACAGACATGACCCAAGTTGTTCAGTAAAGGTTCCCATTTATCCACCGTTACCTTAAGAATAACATAGAAAAGCACAATAAGAAACCATCAGAGGTTCAGAGTTCACACATTAGTACTGTAACAATTAAAGTCATTATCACTTACCTCGTTCCCTATGGCTTTGATTTTTTCCATTGCATCGAGAAACAACCTCTCTGCCGTCTTCCAACTGAAACCATACACAAGGAAAGTCAGATTCTTCTTCATaacaaaaaacagtttaaaaaaacagattcccttacataaaacaaacattaaaaaaaaaaaaaaaaaaaaaaaaaaagattccctgGTCTTAAAATACGGgtgcattcaaaaaaaaaaaatttctgaagaTGGATTTGGCCAAACTTCAAGTCATCTGTCTGAGATATGGGCACATTTCAATTTGCTCTTCAAATGTTGCTGCTGTTGATTTCTTAACCATAAACTAATTTCAGTGACGATTTTTCAGCTTTAGGCCAGTTCATTATCAAAAAGTGCTAAAACTAACACTATTCAACATAAAATGCACCACACGAGACGGAGTGGATCAAAGAGTAACAATTTAACCAAATATATACTTTAGCTAAAAGCAGGAAATTATATTTCTGCCAAACAGATTGTTGTTAAttcagtcatttcagttcagtctACACTTTGGTCATTTATTTAGCTGATAAACAGACAATACTTACACTTCATTAAGTCAGGCTTGTACAAATACTGCAGTAATACGTGCCAGAATAAGTTGCCAATTTAACTGATGCTGTCTTTGTGTAGCTAGAGACCTaattatgaatgtgtgtgtttgttgctgTATGACTCACTCTCCATTTTGAAAAGCCACCACTGCCACCTCATGTATGACAAATGGGTCCTCTGGAGCAATACTAAGAGCCTGGCTGAAAAAACGCTCTGCTAATTTGGAGTTGTTTGTCAGGCCATACTCGAGGCCTATGTAGAGCATGGGTAAGTGGCACCTGTATGACAGGGAGGGACACAGAGTTAGTGACATGATAATTAAACAAAATACAAGCTGTTTTTCTATGCAAGATATCCAACAAAGTGTCTCATATACTCATATAACTGCGATGGTCGACTGTAACATTCCAGATATCACTTAATTGACAATTCTGAGTTAAAAATGCATGCTTGTGTATTTTTCCTCACAATGATGATGCTTATGGAGGGAGATAGGATTTTAAGTCTCAAACATTTCCAATTATGTACCAACCCTTTCATCAGCTGGGCAGCAGTAAAATAGGCAGCCATAGCTTGGTCATGCTCACTTTCCACTGCAAATGAGTGACCATAGGCAATCCATGCAGGACCATATGTACGCTCCAGGGTAGTGGCTTTGCTATAAGAGACATATACAACAGACCCAAAATGTGAGTCTTATAACTGTCACCAAATATGAACTACCTCTAATGCAtaaacaggatgtacataatTTTACCTACTTACCTAAGGTATCGCCGGGCATGTTCGTTTTTATGACCAACCATGAGATAATAACATCCAACAGCAAACCACGATACCTGGTGAAGGAGTTTTGTGTGATTACTAAATAGGTGAGCTCATGGACACAGAGAAAAGTAATATACTGTTAATACTTACGGGATTGTTTGGGTATAAGTCGACAAGTTTGTGTGAAAGATAAAACAACTCTGacggaaaaaaacaaatacacggCAGCATAAACAAAGTGAACCAACaaattaataaaacacatttacttaAAGCTTCAGTAAACGACAACAAGCAATCAAACATGATGAGGTCAGTATATATTTTACCATTTGCTTTTCCGAGCTCCACCAGAGTCCCTATGTGGACGGGTAAACAATTGGCATGGAAGGGATCTTTAACCATCACCCTGAAATACAAAAAGTACAACAAAACATTATACGCAATGAGATTCATAttcatgttcatttttgtctATATGTTAAGAATGTGCATAATGGTTTGACTgttcaaataaatgaaaaaaaaaaaaaaaagacacctacATCGATGTGAGTTTGTAGCACATCTTGAAATCACAGTTATAGTAATGCCTCTCAGCAAGAGACACCACAACATCCAAATTGTCCTGAAGACCATTGACCATCTCTGGTACCACCAAGTCACTGGGCTTGTTGTACTGCAGTCGAAAGAAGGAAACATTACAGCAATGtcatgaaaattaaaaataaataaatacacacatttaaaaaaaaaagaagaaggaagaacAGACAGGGCATTCGTGGACCTGAATTAACTACATATAGATAAACTCTGAAACTGTAAAACTAGCGAGCAGGATATGGTTTTTAGCCCCTTTTCATCTCTAATTTAATAAACTTTGAACAATGCATGAAAAAATAAACTATCTTTGGCTTTGACTATAAATGTAATAACCACTACAAATTTTAATAAGCTAATTCTCTCAACAACTACATAATGagcaaaagaaaaatcaagtaattcTGTAAACTAAATGCCCACCTTCTTTAATTTATGCTCAAAAAGGAAGTGTAacagctcctcctcttcctcagtacATTGTTGGCTCAGAGGAAGTGAGTCAAGGAAGTCTTTCtctgttgaaaaaaacaaaaatatactttTACATTTAAAATATTGCTTTCATGATAACAAACAGCACTTATTTGCAGCATATTAAAAGATCAGTGTGCACAAATCAGCCCTACCTTCCTGTGCAGTCAACATGTGGTGGGCTGTTAAAAGGTCAAAGGCTTCAAAGCAGTACACATCGAGTTTCAAGGCCTCTTTGTAACTGGAGGTGGCCAATGGCCGGTTGTCCATGGCATCATAGATCTTACCCCTCAGGAGGCAGATGGAACTGTTGATCTGAAACATTTCAATGGCAAAAACAAGGGGTAAGTAGTTTAAGTGTCTTATGAATCTCCATATTACTCATATTGTTTAACTCCATAGTATTAAGATAGTTAACATACCACTAACCTATATAAACATTTCAAGCAACTGTGATCATAtatgcacattaaaaaaaaagacatatggtATATGATGATAGGCAGCATCTTatcatttaatgctatttttggtTGTTTCATTGCGTCACAGACCACACGCTTTCTGCTCTTGATCATTTTGAGGAAGCTTTGCATGCTTTGACACAAAATGGACACAGGATGGAAAATTGCATGAAGGCAATACAAGCACCATTAAAAAGAGTGAATGTGACATGACAGATGTCACAGAGTTTTGGGGCATATAGCATCTAGAGATGTTAATATTTTCTATGTTATTAGACACTTACTTGAAAATTAGCACAAAAAGTCTAAATAAAAGGCGAATCAATAAGGGCAAGTATATTTCACTTGTAAAGAATATGATTAAGATGTATGATATTTCTGTGTGGTCAGTTGATATAAACTACTTATTCACTAAATTTTCTGAAAATGTGCCATGTCATGTTATTTAGTTTCTATTTTAATGACAACCCATGCTTACAGAGGCAGGGGACATGTCCCAGTCCTTGGTTGTCTCCGGTGTCCCGCTGTCCTCCTTTCCACCCTTGTCCAGCAACTTCTTACTTGCTGGCTCCTCTGAATCCAGAATATCCAAGGCCTGCTGGAACTCTTTGGCAGCATACTAAGGAACATTCAGAAAGAAGTACATCTAAGGCATAAGAAAAACATCTGATACATTTTCAATAGGACTTATAAATACTAGtacagtttgttttcttttcacttACATGGCACCTAGCAGCAAGATACTGACATGCTCCATATAGCTGTGTGAGAAAAGGAAAGAAGAGCTTCAGACTGGAATACATCACAAATGAGCTATTGTTGTTACGATTATTACATAGGATAGAGATGAAGAAATCACAAATAGTCTTGTGTAACCTTGTCAAGTTTTCGTGAACGGAGGGCATGGGAGGCTCTGTGGTACTGTGAGGTCAAGTAAAGGCACTGAGCAAGCCAGTAGATATCCTGGGGATCTTCTGTTAAATGAAAAGAGGTGCTGAGTTACCAAATTTTCCCTGCAGAGGTTTCACTACTGAAAAGATAACGTTATACGTAAAAACTGCTACGACACGTAGCGTTGTGGTTTGTAACAACGACAAGCTGAGCTGCAAAACCGAAAAAGCATTCAAAGAATTTCTTATCACATATCAGTCATTCTCACGTACGTTTGATATGATTTACACCTATATACGCAGGCTATCACAATGGTTAGCCACACAAAACATTAACGTCACTCACCGTGTGAGAGGGATGCGATCTTATCGGCCCAAAACAGGGCGCTTTGATATTGTTGCTGTAAAAACGCACAAAGAACAAACACAAGACACTGTCAGTTTCATAATTGGGCAGTCTGGCTGTCGGCGTCATAGCCTTTAGTTAGCATGGGATTCAAACTACGGCTTATTACCACTTACTGACTGCTCCAAAGATAGCGCTAGCTAGCTACACAGAAATTCAGAAAGAAATCATGTTTTTACCTGATCAATATATTGCCGTACTCGTTTTCGAAGTCTCTCGAGATTCATTTTGAGTTTGTAGAATTGCCACTTTGATTTTCACAAGTGTGTCATTCTTTACAAGAAGTAAAAACAATGTAGATAACTGCACTACAGAGTACGTGCTAGCTTACTAGCTGCGTAAAATCAAATCCGCGGCTTCTTTCTGCATCGGGTGCTGTGTCAAATGGTTCCGGCGGCAAACCAGAGTTTGATGAATAGTTCCGGCttaatgcgtttttttttttttttcagttacatacaattataaaaatgacaacaactttacaaattaaatatttaaattatttattatattcattttttgtgaACTCAGAAACATGTATGatattcatttgtattttttgtgaatattACGTCATACACAAATGTATCTTTACCAACATATTACAGTAAAAGGACCTCTGCTATCAGTTATGTATTAAGTGTTACCAGATGTTTTAGTCACCGTTTGGATGCAGTTTGTCTTACAGCTTACATTGTCTTATAACATAGTTCTGCACTGTATAGAAAAACACATGTTTTCTGGACATTAACAATACCTCATCTGTTTAACTTCACTGCTGCActtttattgtctatttattgtctcctcaaccccctgctgtttattgttatattcCATGTTTATAATTATATTCTTTAGTGTTCAGTGTTTATAGGTTATAGCTATATTctattcaatttaaaaaaaaaaaattttttctactatgttcattttgcaccgTGGAGCCTTAGAGTCTTGtaacttcagttttctgtgtgtgatgcacatatggcaaaaactgacaataaagcaaACTCTGACTTTTGACATTCAACTTTTTTTCAGTAACTGAGGTCTTCTACTTGTGTTTTAAATAGCTGAGATCCAACAGGAGAGGAAGAAGTTTCCACTGCATCACTTGGTGTGATATTATCTGTGTCAGAAACGCTGGGTTCTGCAGGAGCATCTGATAGGATAGATTCCTCAGGTACATTTGGTTTAGGGTCAGAGTCTGTAGGTATGACTTTGTCTGTGTCTTTTCCTATATCCTTGTTGTTGCTGGTTTCCTTCTTCCTTTCAGTATCCTCACACTCTGCTTTGCATCCTGTTTCATTATGGGTTGTTTTCTTGgttgttttttcctgtttctgtAAGTGACATATAAAATCAATGTTACTGTGGTACACAATAGACTATATTTTAATAATGTTCACAGTGGTAAACTCATTGTATTCTGATATACTGATATGAAGAAAAGGCACTtcaataaataaggaaaaaaaacctTTTGCTGATTTGATCTTCCTCGTGGGTAGCGGGAAATACTGTCCATCACCTTTAGAGTTTTTATCCAGTCCTCATGCCAGCTCTTCACATTATAGTGAGGCTTGCACTGGTTCAGACGGTGCAGGATCATTTCATTCTCCTTGGTGATACGAAGCAACTCCAGCTGTCGTTGCTCCTTGCCAAGGCTACCATGTAGAGGATACAATAGGATGCACAAACAGGCAATAGTTTAAAGTGCAGCTCAATTTCTTGGCAGCACAACTGGCACCTTTAGCTTAATATATACTTTCTAACACTGGTAGCAACATTGTGATCCAAAGAAACCTCAGCTGACCTCTTCCTAACATAGAAATTCCTGTTGTCAGTGCCTCCTGTTGTCCTCATGATGTAAATTATTTTCTCCGAAAGTAAAGTATTTTCCCTCTGAATCTTCATTGTCCGTTCTTCCTCAAGCTTAAAGGAATATGGttagaaacagaaacacagtttTTACATTTGTGACATATCTAACACTTTATACAAAGAACTCAAAAACATTGTCAAGGCTTTTTACAAGCTCTAAAAATGTAGTTAATAAATGGTGGCCTATTCAtttcattatatttaaaaaaGTACAAATTTCTAACAATACACTTTGAT
This genomic window contains:
- the cdc16 gene encoding cell division cycle protein 16 homolog, with amino-acid sequence MNLERLRKRVRQYIDQQQYQSALFWADKIASLSHEDPQDIYWLAQCLYLTSQYHRASHALRSRKLDKLYGACQYLAARCHYAAKEFQQALDILDSEEPASKKLLDKGGKEDSGTPETTKDWDMSPASINSSICLLRGKIYDAMDNRPLATSSYKEALKLDVYCFEAFDLLTAHHMLTAQEEKDFLDSLPLSQQCTEEEEELLHFLFEHKLKKYNKPSDLVVPEMVNGLQDNLDVVVSLAERHYYNCDFKMCYKLTSMVMVKDPFHANCLPVHIGTLVELGKANELFYLSHKLVDLYPNNPVSWFAVGCYYLMVGHKNEHARRYLSKATTLERTYGPAWIAYGHSFAVESEHDQAMAAYFTAAQLMKGCHLPMLYIGLEYGLTNNSKLAERFFSQALSIAPEDPFVIHEVAVVAFQNGDWKTAERLFLDAMEKIKAIGNEVTVDKWEPLLNNLGHVCRKLKKYDQALEYHRQALVLIPQHASTYAAIGYVHSLMGDFESAIDYFHTALGLKRDDTFSVTMLGHCIEMYIGDTDAYVGTDINDKVRGNLNTPALMKMLNTSEPGDLLATPRLEDTSISSLDTPLSGQDKMMLETPLRLSLTLECDMYESDVMLDTLSDTST